A stretch of the Elephas maximus indicus isolate mEleMax1 chromosome 3, mEleMax1 primary haplotype, whole genome shotgun sequence genome encodes the following:
- the LOC126071498 gene encoding olfactory receptor 10K2 has product MERVNETAVREFVFLGFSSLAGLQQLLFIVFLLLYLFTLGTNAIIISTIVLDRALHTPMYFFLAILSCSETCYTFVIVPKMLVDLLAQKKTISFLGCAIQMFTFLFLGCSHSFLLAAMGYDRYVAICNPLRYTVLVGHGVCVGLVAAAYACGFTVAQIITSLVFHLPFHSSNQLHHFFCDISPVLKVASYHTHFSQVVIFMLCALVLVIPLSLILVSYIHIISAIVQFLSTLGRYKAFSTCASHLMVVTVHYGCASFIYLRPQSNYPSSQDALMSMSYTILTPLFNPMIYSLRNKEFKSALHRVVERTISLP; this is encoded by the coding sequence ATGGAGCGGGTCAATGAGACAGCAGTGAGAGAGTTTGTCTTCCTGGGCTTCTCATCTCTGGCTGGACTGCAGCAGCTGCTCTTCATTGTCTTCCTGCTCCTCTACCTCTTCACTCTGGGCACCAATGCCATCATCATTTCCACCATTGTCCTGGACAGGGCccttcacacccccatgtacttcttcctcgcAATCCTCTCCTGCTCTGAGACCTGCTACACTTTTGTCATTGTACCCAAGATGCTGGTTGACCTGCTGGCCCAGAAGAAGACCATCTCCTTTCTGGGATGTGCTATTCAGATGTTTACTTTCCTTTTTCTTGGCTGCTCTCACTCCTTTCTGCTGGCAGCCATGGGTTATGATCGCTacgtggccatctgtaacccACTGCGCTACACAGTGCTCGTGGGGCATGGGGTATGTGTGGGACTAGTGGCTGCTGCCTATGCTTGTGGCTTCACTGTTGCCCAAATTATCACATCCCTGGTATTTCATCTGCCCTTCCATTCTTCCAACCAATTgcatcacttcttctgtgacatcTCCCCTGTCCTCAAGGTGGCATCCTACCATACCCACTTTAGTCAGGTTGTCATCTTCATGCTTTGCGCATTGGTCTTGGTTATCCCCTTGTCATTGATCTTGGTATCCTATATTCACATCATCTCTGCCATAGTCCAATTTCTTTCTACACTGGGCAGGtacaaagccttctccacctgtgcttCTCACCTCATGGTTGTCACTGTGCATTATGGCTGTGCCTCTTTTATCTACTTAAGACCTCAATCCAACTACCCCTCAAGCCAGGATGCTCTGATGTCAATGTCCTACACTATCCTAACACCATTGTTCAACCCAATGATTTACAGCTTGAGAAATAAAGAGTTCAAATCAGCACTTCATAGAGTTGTGGAAAGAACAATTTCCCTGCCATAG